GAGACATAGCATCTCTCTAGGGCTTTGGTAATGGGCAATTACATAACCATCCCGGCAACCTTCATTAAAAATCCTCTCTTCCTTTTCATACTTCACTTCCaacccttttttcttcatttcggAAATCCAGATGCCCATAGCAACATCTTCAAGCTTAAACATCTGCATTTTCAAGGAACTTGTAACATTTTAGAATTAAATAGGAGATACATGACCTGAGGGACTGAATGATACATTTGCACATGTAAACTTCACCAACTTAAATGACAgttgaataagtaaaaaaaaagacaaaggtTCACTTTACCTTTAGGCGGCCTTTTCTCTGTTTCGAGCTGATTGTTTTTGCTATATCGCTGGAGACGACATAACCAGGTCCATGTGCCCAAGGAGGGTAAGTTTCTTCAGACCATTCCTATACATACATCAATAAAAGATTGAATACGCATGAAACACCAGATGAATGtgttatttcattttatgaTCAAATTAGTGAGAATTAAAGTTGTTACTATTACAGATGCTCTGTTGTCATTGCTGACCACTAAAATAGAGTAAGGGATGATATCGGTTATGAAATATGAGATAAATGACGAAGATATTCACCTCTGGACTGATAAACCACTTGCTGTCTGGACTCCTGTGAGGTTGGGAATCTGCGTTAATAAGTCCATATAACAATCCACGAGTCGTGTTAACCCTCTCCATAGAAGATAAGATTTCATCCACTCGAACAAATGCATCATCATCTGTCTTCAtgacaaactttgcagaaacaacCTCCGTCTGTCCAATAGATGATGTCAACAAGAGGTGCACGAGATACGCCATGAGTTAGGAAGAGACAGGATTTTACCCCAAAAACACAGATGGCAATGGTTTTCCAAGTGATAAGACTGTAGTAATCAACAAAAGGCATCAGCTGGATGTCTCTGTATGTCCGAGCCTCATTCCAGAGCTCTTCATTCACCATTTGGTTTTTATGCTACAGCAAATGCATAACAAAGAATATCTTGTCAAATGAAGTTTCAGTTATTGAAATCTAATATGTGACTTCTAATGAGCAGCAGAACATGAAACTATGACACTTAATACCCAAGATCCAGTAATTAGGAACAAATTAGCATCGGCATTGAACACTATACTACCTTTAAACCAATGGTAGTATCACATTATGGAGTACAAAGAAAAGAATCACTCACCAAGCCAACAAAAAACCGCACCGCAACTTGTCCAGACCGCACTGCATCATATTGCATCCAAGTTCTACGGACAGCCATTCTACGCTTAAAATTATTTGCTGTAGAAAATACACCAATAAAGAGATCTAGTCTTTTTCGTGGAGGAAGAGGAGCTGCTTTTAAGGCTTCCAAGTCGCTTATATGCTCTGAATCCTCTGATGTTGGTAAACCACTTGCGACAacagaaattaattttatgtctCCCGATATCCTCACTTCACTTATGAGCCATGGTTCCAAAGTCTGATAAGATATATATCCAAATTAAAGAAGATTCAGTAAAACAGATAACCATTATGATTGATGCAGAAAGATCCATGATAAAATTCTGAGGAAACAAAGAGGAGAAAAGGAAATGGGGGGGAAAATTACTTCACGGAAAGCAAACGATGTTATGTGTCTTCCATCAACTGTCATCTGAATTCCTTCAGATCCTACTCTCAGCGTGGCAACTGACAGATATCCTTGcttgaaaggaaaatattttcttgatttagcCCCGTCCTGAACCATGCTAGATTTATTTGTTGCAATGACATGCCGAGTGGACATGACATTGCCTACCATCCCATTGCATTGATCCAATTCATCCACTGATGAAAAAGGTAAACAATGTTAGAAACAATGCAACGAGCACAGGGTGAACAACTAAGGACATCATTGAAGCTGAAAAAGACGAGGctaaaagagaaaaaggaaatCTCATCAAGCAGAGAAAATAGAGGAGCAAAGGAGATAATGCAATTTCGGAAATCATTTCGATTCCAGGAAATAGACCAATCAGCTTTTAACAAATCGGAGAAAAGATTTGCAGCAATGGAAAAATAAGTCACTAAGTTGGTTAACAAGAGGAAGACAATTCTATCATCAATATCTACAGGGAAGAGACACTGAAAAAAAAGTTCCaagaaaataagtatttaaagagaACAGACCATTTTCAGAATGTTTAGTACAATATCAGCACACAACTTAAATACCCATATATTTGCAGGATCTGGACCTCCAAAGGTGACATCGTCTTcaagaataataacaattttatttccaaaaaaggCATGTCCAAATTTTGATTGCAGTTAATTGGTCACACAGGAGGGTGCAGCATCGCTTCTAAAAAGTCGGTCGAAAGAGTTGAAAGAAATGTAGGAAAATGAGCTACAAAGCTTGAACTTCTACTTCAAGGAACGAACTCTCTCATGTGAAGAGGGAAAAAGCTGTTACCTTTCTTACTCTTTTCATCTGATGGTAATGGACAGCGCTCCTCTTCACCCCAGTCATGTGCAATAGTCCAGGTGTTTTGTACGATTACAGGATCCTCGGTTATTTTATCACCATGGAGCCTAACATTGTAGTGCAGAATAACAGGAGGGTCTGGTTCACCTGGTAGTGGTTCGCCAGTCAAATCTATCCGAAAATTCCCAAGAAGACCATTTGGAATGCCAATTATTGTGATGGAAGAACCCTGATTCAGACCACAAGGAAGCCGCAACTTAAAGCCGCTAGCATCAAGTTCAGTAGCATTGGTTTTGCTAAGAAAATGAGGACACTGTTTCTGTTTCCCTGTCTTAATTGAACTATCATTTGTATCGAGTTTGTCCCTCTCTACTGCACTCATGAGGTTGTTCCATGCAACAGTGGCTTCCTTAACCGCCTCTATAGCATTAGGTAAAACTAGATCATGAGTAGTTAACCTTTTCAATTGATACCACGTAGACAAAGATTGTTGCTCCTGAGCTGACAGGTTCCTCTTGATAAAGAGATCAGACACAACAATCTCAGCAGGTAttacttgattaattttttCTGGATGGTGAGCTGCAGGTGGAGCCATAGCATTTATCCATTCAAGGGGATTTGTCATATTGAAGTAGAGAGAACTTGTAACATAGCTTTCCTTGACAGGTTTCCTCATCACACAGTATCCCAGGACCAAAAACATCAACAGGGATGTTGTTAAAACACCACCGTACCATTTCTTCATTTCTATTCTCAGTACAACTATTAAATCATTTAGCACTTAATTCATCAAATGTCTGACTAGATGAGCCCCAAGAGTCAATAGAACAGTAGCACCTGCAACAGatgataataatttaattacttatgCTAACGAGGAGAAAAGAACCACAACCAACTTGAAGCGCAACACCAAATCTTAATCATGTGACCCAGACTCAAGTGTAAGTCTATGCTAACGAGGAGAAAGAACCACAACCAACTTGAAGTGCAACACCAAATCTTAATCATGTGAGTCCAGACTCAAGTGTAAGTCACTTTAGGTTATTAGTACAGTGCAAAAGTCAAAAAGAAACGATGCTTGTTTCTTCAGAACACCAAATAAAGCACACACTATTACATTGTTCCCGCATTGGAGCCCCAAATAACGATGGTAGGTGAGATGAAAAAATGTCTAATATGAGACTATAGATTCATGTACAACTGCCTAAGGAAACGTCGAACCTAAGCTGACTGCTTGGCTGATGATCAATTTGGGGGCATGTTCTTGAACATCAAAAAATGTAGTTTTCCAAGAATGAATTGAACACCTAAAGGACTTATGCTTTATGTAAGTCTCCTGTCAGTGGCTAACAGATTGAACAGAGAAATTGGTTCTAAATAAAGGAACAAAGTGCTCCAAAGCAAAGATGCGAACTTTCTTTTTTGATGGAGGGAAAGATAAGAACTTGAATGCAGAATAGTTTGTTCCAAGCTATATATAGAAATAGTAAGGGGAGCAGCTAAGAAGCAGTGTCTGCAGTTTATATAACTTGGAGAAGTTTCAGTAGTACTTAAATAGCAAAGAcaagagaaacaaagaagtctgTCAAACACACTAAGGCCAGCCAAGTCAAGAGAAAAGATTCgaagattatatataaaatcaaatggATCATAACTGTCCTACTTTGTCATACAAAGGTGATAATATCATGTTTTCTATCTGATATTCTTAGTTTGAAAAAACAAGGGAAAAAAAAGCTCTCagataaaataactaaaaatcaaTAAACCTTCCATTTGACAATCCTAATGAATTTCTGTCCCTTCCTGAGCATATTTAACTTCTATTAACAGGATCATTGTACCGGTAAAAAGAAATGGAGAGGAACATTGAAGGCTATCAGGAAAAGGAATAGTATCAATATTTATCTAGAGCATATGAAGAGCTGGAAATGCTCTAAAATAAACATCCGAAGTATAAATTACAGATAACAGAGTGGAAATTTTGATAGATAATAACTAGATTCTTGCCCTGTCTTCTGAGAAAATTAAATACTCATAACTATTTCCAAGATTTTACACACTCAAAAGCTATATTAAATTCTGCTTAATTCTTCAATTATCAGTATTTAAACTAAGATGTGTCGCTGAAGCCAGCACCTGAAGTTACATAATAAACAATTAACATAACAGACAAACAATTCAGATCAGCACAATGTACAAGCACCATAAGTACTCAACTGCCAGTTTTCAACTACAGATCTCAATCTCAACAAAAcacaacataaaagaaaaacgGAACAGTGCAAATACCTAACATAAAGAGAATAAGAAATGGAAGAAGTATGAGCATCAAACataggaaaaaacaaaagaaaaatcttaCTTAATCATACTCAGAGTTTACACGAGTACATTTCCTCCATATTCACCAGAAAAGCCTACAAATTTGCTTCTCCAGACTCCAGAGACCCACTGTGATCTGCAAATTCACATTAACCGAGCAACTAATCCTAGAGCGCCGCAGTTTCCTTCGATATGAAGCACAATGCACAAATCTAACAGCTTAAACCTGAAAGCTAAACAGAAGAAACTTCCGATTAAAACTCAAAACTGCTATTAAAAATCAACACACTTTCAACTtccaaaaaaaacaacaaagcaTACAATTACGCCGGAGAAgttaaaaaatagaagaaattcCAAAAATGCACAGATCGATGAGCTTGAAACTGTAAAAATAAACAGCATAaccaaacaaaatgaaatagtTACAAACAGTTCTCTAATAAATCGCACTTAAATCCAAACTTAAAAACACTTCGACTGTGACAACCGAGAAAAAACAAGCCTCAGTTCGAGACTATTCCCGAAATGTACAGATCGAACAGAAAAGTAAGCAGCAAAAGCAAAATCTACAGTAACAAATGAAAATTCCATACAAAAATTTGAACAATCACAACTGCCATAACGAAAGCTCGCCAACATTTTCTACCATCATAACcgtaaagaaaaattttaaaaatgccGAAACGTACTTCGTTAGAAGAAACTACAAGCAAAACTCGAAAAATCAAACTTAAATCCAAACTTCAAAGCATTCAAAACTCTGAAAAACGATAAAAACGAAGCGTAGCTCAACAGTATTCCCGAAATGTACAGATCGAACTGCTTAAAACTGAAAAGTAAGCAGCAAAATCAACAGTAACAATGGAAAATTCCAGTCAAAATATATCAAACAATCACACTGTTGCAAACACATTTTCTAGTTTCTActatcaaaaattcaaaaaaaaaaaccgcACCTGGAGAATGATTATCCTTTGTTGAAGAAACACTTGGATTTTGTGAAACACTAGAAATGAACCAGAGTTAAAAGAGAGTAGTAAATAAAACAGAATTGAGAGAGaagcttaaaaaaaataaaaattagaaagagAAAAGATGATTTATATATGGGCCCGTTGTTGCATCGCTGTCGCTTGAACTTGACTTCTAGTCTTACGCCTAATTAAGGAAAAATCGAAAGGAACGCGGAGGATATTAGTTTTAATTGACCATCCTTCGTTGTTCGAatgggctcgtttaacctttatctcgaattttcaaaaaaaaaaaatattattattatttatgttaagctttgaaaaatcaaattagaaTAATAGTTATTTTAGTGTGAACTTactatttatatgttatttaacGTTACCCTCAACCATGAATTAGATTGTCTCACGATATTCTAAACTCAACTTACACATTGTTCTAGAGATAGATAATAtagtttttacttttaattaaaattatctaagaaaatggaaataaaaaaatactaaaaatgtcttgaaaaataactttatGTTGTAGAAATTTGAGAGGTAGAGAGagagacaaaataaaataaaaaaaatcattcaagtATTAATTACACTAAAtttatcttaataaattataaggaCGTTAGTTATGGTTAGAAAATAATGCATATTCGTTTCTATTTTATTGTTAGTACAttatagtaaattaaaaataaatttatttcatatttcataagaatatttatttaatttatttttaattttttttgcatcgTCATAATAAAGACCAAAAATATTGACCATGGGACTTATgttcaatttttatatgttagtactttttttttatcatcatcaATTAATATATGTTAGACTTTGTAAATCTACAAAGCTCAATGTTGTAACAATTATGACTTtgaccaaataaaatttaacgtGACTAAGTTCGAACAATTGTCACttcattttgaatatttgatattttaaaataaatttttaaaaattggtcTTTTAGCCACCAGCAACATGTCCCCACATAaacctctttttaaaaaaaagtttttcaaagatgataactttataaattaaattaatattgttttatatCAAGATGTTATAAACTTACATGTGTCCGCATAAAATAATTAGCATGCAATCTCATGTTAATGTTAAACTTTATAGAGGCCAtgatctttttttcaaaaaaaaaaaaaacggaGTTTGAAATTCGAAAATtaattttggcaaaaaaaacaaaaatactgaaatttgaaaatgtgaaaagattatttttatcttttttcatgttacattattttaaaaattaaagacaatattaatttgtatttctGATTATATACgagttcatttttttaaacattattttttactttcaataatttatttatttatttaaatactgGTAATTTTTTTGACCAAACATTAATCAGAGTGGTTAGATTTTGATTAACGTATATTTATTAATCGTGACTAATTAAAGAACAATATTTGTAAGCTTTTATCCCCTTTTTTCATTGTGGTGAAAAAGATATtattaaacaaattatattttgacttttttttcttgagaaagttaaaaagagaaattaaatttAGACAAAGGATTTATCATCGTATTTTACTGTTATTGCTTTAAATCATTTCTAACTTATTAGGATAGAcatgaaattgttataattgTAGTACCGTATCTAGTATAATATTATAAGTGCAAACTTATTTTTGTATATCAAAATACTAATTCAAAACataattcatcttaatctttatttttgatttttgaagatcCATTTGTAACaccaataaaaatatcattttctataggaacatttaattttaaattctccAAACTTTATTGAAATCTCTCCTCATACGTTTGTCCAAAATAATTAAGATCACTAATTACACTACTTGTTCAAGACttcaaaaataacttatttaacacacaaaagattaaattttcctaaaatttgTCTCCCCCTTACTATTTGTAGAAAATTATAATGCTCCACGTCTTAATATTTGTACATACAATTCCTTTTTAATgcacaaataataaattatctaACTTCTTCTCTACCCATTCTATTTGTAGAAAATTTAAGGGCTCCACATATTGACTtaatattatttactctttcaaCAAACAATCTCTAGACATAGCAACAAAAAAGATTGATTGATATAatcacattttcttttaatttcgtATTCCAACTTACAATAAATTAACTTTACATAGTAAAGTAAAAAGTAGAATCAATTTACATATTTTGTTACATAAAAAACACTGAGTTATATTACTCTTTCTTTTTAATCAGATGTAAATTTCGTTTAAATGAGTCAAGACTTAGCTTGACAAATAGAAAAGaacaatatctttttttttttttcacatcgCTTCTCgttaaaaaatagtgaaaaaaggaaaacaaaaagaagaaatttgattattttttcttatgttaGTTGTGACTGTGCTTTCTGATATGTTAACAAAGTAGCCTCGTTtggtataaaataaataaataaatgttttttataaaaaaaaaaacttaaactaaaagCAACAAACTACAAGCCACAATTAGTTAGCTTTaaccaagtttttttttttttttggtagggACAAGATAGTGTCGgtcaaatttaataaaataacattagaCATATTATTCTAATAACTTTTTGGTAACacaacaacaatatcaaataaacaataaaaaaagatttatatatagaaaatattagaaTATTGTGTTGATAAATGCAtggagtaaaaaaaaaaagttttaaaaatgagTTCACCTGATACAAAAAATTTATGGTTGTTTAATATGATCttatacataataattttgattaaaattcataaaacagTATTGAAATTACTATATCCTTAAAAATTTTATGTGAGTTTCGAGCaccaaatgatttttttaaaaaaactataaatttattatacaataactttttttatttttctgagTAAAAAATTGGTGAGACAGACCCTAAATCCTAGTAGTGTAAGTGT
This DNA window, taken from Solanum lycopersicum chromosome 5, SLM_r2.1, encodes the following:
- the LOC101249076 gene encoding beta-1,3-galactosyltransferase GALT1, producing the protein MKKWYGGVLTTSLLMFLVLGYCVMRKPVKESYVTSSLYFNMTNPLEWINAMAPPAAHHPEKINQVIPAEIVVSDLFIKRNLSAQEQQSLSTWYQLKRLTTHDLVLPNAIEAVKEATVAWNNLMSAVERDKLDTNDSSIKTGKQKQCPHFLSKTNATELDASGFKLRLPCGLNQGSSITIIGIPNGLLGNFRIDLTGEPLPGEPDPPVILHYNVRLHGDKITEDPVIVQNTWTIAHDWGEEERCPLPSDEKSKKVDELDQCNGMVGNVMSTRHVIATNKSSMVQDGAKSRKYFPFKQGYLSVATLRVGSEGIQMTVDGRHITSFAFRETLEPWLISEVRISGDIKLISVVASGLPTSEDSEHISDLEALKAAPLPPRKRLDLFIGVFSTANNFKRRMAVRRTWMQYDAVRSGQVAVRFFVGLHKNQMVNEELWNEARTYRDIQLMPFVDYYSLITWKTIAICVFGTEVVSAKFVMKTDDDAFVRVDEILSSMERVNTTRGLLYGLINADSQPHRSPDSKWFISPEEWSEETYPPWAHGPGYVVSSDIAKTISSKQRKGRLKMFKLEDVAMGIWISEMKKKGLEVKYEKEERIFNEGCRDGYVIAHYQSPREMLCLWQKIEESKRALCCGD